The Triticum aestivum cultivar Chinese Spring chromosome 7B, IWGSC CS RefSeq v2.1, whole genome shotgun sequence genome window below encodes:
- the LOC123161276 gene encoding uncharacterized protein: MPDPVSITAAVGWGVTALGWLASPIVPRILNKGFSFLGLNAAEKLKIIDTQVVQLQRVMEVVDESTYRLRLEPLLNDLRSAVYEAEDILDSVEYQRLKKQIQDAKSEGSTPPRKRDWLKKKILPCAMPSSPFKDKV; encoded by the exons ATGCCGGATCCGGTTAGCATTACTGCTGCTGTGGGATGGGGCGTAACCGCACTAGGTTGGCTCGCCTCGCCCATCGTTCCCAGAATCCTCAACAAAGGTTTCTCCTTCCTCGGCTTAAACGCGGCGGAGAAGCTCAAGATAATCGACACACAAGTTGTACAACTGCAGCGGGTGATGGAAGTGGTGGACGAGAGCACTTACAGGCTTCGCTTGGAGCCACTCCTAAACGACCTTCGATCCGCTGTCTACGAAGCCGAAGACATCTTGGACAGTGTCGAGTATCAGCGTCTCAAGAAGCAGATCCAAGATGCCAAGTCGGAAGGAAGTACGCCTCCACGTAAGAGGGATTGGCTGAAGAAGAAGATTCTTCCGTGTGCCATGCCGAGCTCCCCATTCAAAGACAAG GTCTAG
- the LOC123158536 gene encoding uncharacterized protein: MEKAEADFGRRVAEMQDWFRQAEDELKAAQGELANREVELILKLADVEKAQKTAKKLADEAEAARTQHKAALKTQEEDLAAREEKLRFFYKSFYICVLSSMFLMVSACRRTARYTYTVLLTKPISAAQRKENTPEIPIPIPHRRIQAAAAGTRTSSSHPVEGSRRPPLLPAGQEMASPLSDIPDHLLAEIFLRLPDSEDLVRTSAACVSFHRLATDGSFLRRFRRLHAPPILGFLWAGGMFYPTLPPHPSAPAAHALNLAADFYFSFIPSHYRWTVQDIRDGRVLLEGDIEKDERPPVFKDLAVCDPLHRRYVLLPPPPHDLAASLEHPFPMGSEARCKAFLVPLGEEEVVAGVTTFRVILMANCKTSLAAFVFSSSTGQWEAAASKGWSDLALTEGDMAEMSWVHPFILRRHYAYGCFYWDWVEFGVQKLLLLDTRKMEFSIADLPPGEWNKEGGIAVVEAGEGRLGIFGFHGKTSFNLSYTIARNKGESPSQWEVEKTIPLDSGTGYRYFIRDATQSYLLFTRIDASSSLKDRLTGYFSMDVKTLQIQMVYEKQNYRLHETYPYINFPPSLLSSRRL, from the exons atggagaaggcggaggcggactttGGAAGGCGCGTCGCCGAGATGCAAGACTGGTTCCGCCAAGCCGAggacgagctgaaggccgcccagggcgagctggccaaccgTGAGGTGGAGCTCATCCTGAAGCTGGCCGATGTCGAGAAGGCCCAGAAGACGGCGAAGAAGTTGGCCGACGAGgccgaagccgcccggacccagcacaAGGCCGCACTGAAGACCCAGgaagaggaccttgccgcgcgcgaggagaagcttAGGTTTTTCTATAAATCTTTCTATATATGTGTCCTCTCCTCGATGTTTCTCATGGTTTCTGCGT GCAGAAGAACGGCCCGTTATACCTACACAGTCTTGCTGACCAAGCCCATTTCGGCAGCACAAAGGAAAGAAAACACTCCCGAAATCCCAATCCCAATCCCGCATCGCCGCAtacaagccgccgccgccggcacccgcaCCTCCTCTTCCCATCCCGTCGAGGGTTCCCGGCGGCCACCTCTTCTGCCGGCCGGTCAGGAGATGGCGTCGCCTCTGTCGGACATCCCGGACCACCTCTTGGCCGAGATCTTTCTCCGGCTACCTGACTCGGAAGACCTCGTCCGCACCTCCGCCGCCTGCGTCTCCTTCCACCGACTCGCCACCGACGGCTCCTTCCTCCGAAGATTCCGCCGCCTCCATGCACCACCAATCCTCGGATTCCTCTGGGCCGGCGGCATGTTCTATCCCACTCTGCCGCCTCACCCCTCCGCGCCCGCCGCCCACGCGCTCAACCTCGCGGCCGACTTCTACTTCTCCTTCATCCCCTCCCACTACCGCTGGACCGTGCAGGACATCCGCGACGGCCGCGTCCTCCTTGAAGGCGACATCGAAAAAGATGAGCGGCCCCCTGTTTTCAAAGATCTCGCGGTGTGCGACCCCTTGCACCGTCGGTACGTCCTGCTCCCTCCGCCACCTCACGACCTAGCCGCTTCGCTTGAGCACCCGTTCCCCATGGGAAGCGAGGCCCGGTGCAAGGCTTTCCTCGTTCCCCTCggcgaggaggaggtggtggcgggagTGACAACATTCAGAGTGATCTTGATGGCAAATTGCAAAACTAGTCTGGCTGCCTTCGTCTTCTCCTCAAGCACTGGGCAATGGGAAGCCGCTGCGTCCAAGGGTTGGAGTGATTTGGCCCTTACCGAGGGCGACATGGCCGAGATGTCATGGGTCCACCCTTTTATTCTCAGGCGCCATTATGCTTACGGCTGCTTCTACTGGGACTGGGTGGAATTCGGGGTCCAGAAGTTGCTCTTGCTTGACACCAGGAAGATGGAGTTCTCCATTGCTGACCTCCCGCCCGGGGAATGGAACAAGGAAGGAGGAATAGCCGTTGTGGAGGCAGGGGAAGGCAGGCTTGGGATCTTTGGTTTCCATGGTAAAACTTCATTCAATCTCAGCTATACCATTGCACGGAACAAAGGTGAGAGTCCCAGCCAGTGGGAGGTAGAGAAGACAATCCCACTAGATTCTGGGACTGGGTACAGATATTTTATCAGAGATGCAACCCAGAGTTACTTGCTCTTCACAAGGATAGACGCCTCATCGTCTCTAAAGGATCGACTTACTGGATATTTCTCAATGGATGTCAAGACGTTGCAGATTCAGATGGTTTATGAGAAACAGAATTATCGTTTGCATGAGACATACCCATATATCAACTTTCCACCATCATTGCTATCTTCAAGGAGACTATGA